A part of Geotrypetes seraphini chromosome 9, aGeoSer1.1, whole genome shotgun sequence genomic DNA contains:
- the FAM107B gene encoding protein FAM107B, translating to MTRCIMAEPDYIEADNSELIRPKKIINPVKTSRNHQDLHRELLMNQKRGLAPQNKPELQKVMEKRKRDQVIKQQKEEEAQKKKSDLEIELQKRQQKLEQLELDKQKTEDERENAPEFVKVKGNLRRTNQEAADAEDS from the exons ATGACAAGGTGCATTATGGCGGAGCCAGATTACATAGAAGCAGACAACTCGGAGCTAATTAGGCCgaaaaaaataattaatccaGTAAAAACATCCCGGAATCACCAGGACCTTCATCGAGAGCTGCTAATGAACCAGAAAAG AGGCCTTGCCCCTCAGAACAAGCCCGAGCTGCAGAAGGTGATGGAGAAGCGGAAACGGGATCAAGTTATCAAACAGCAGAAAGAAGAGGAGGCCCAGAAGAAGAAATCTGACCTGGAAATAGAGCTACAAAAACGTCAACAGAAGCTCGAGCAG CTCGAGCTCGACAAGCAGAAGACTGAAGATGAGCGGGAAAATGCCCCTGAATTTGTTAAGGTCAAAGGCAACCTGCGACGAACAAACCAAGAGGCAGCAGATGCCGAGGATTCGTAG